The sequence AGCTCCGACATAAATGCGAATGTCATTTCTAGAATTGATGCCAGAAAATATTTCGCGTCCCAGCCCATCTCCGCCTACGAATGGAGCAAGTGTGGCGACGCCGACTGCAATGACTGCGGCGATACGCAGGCCAGCCATAATGAAAGGCATTGCCAGAGGAAGCTGGACTTTAGTCAACAGTTGAAAATACGTCATTCCGATTCCATGCCCGGCTTCAGTGATGGATCGGTCGACCTGTTGCAGGCCAACATAGGTATTCCGGATGATCGGCAAAAGTGAGTAGAGAAAAAGTGCGACTACTACAGTATAAAAACCTAGCCCGAAATAAAGCATCAACAATGCAAGCAGGGCTAAACTGGGGATAATCTGAATGATATTTGCAACTGATAGGATAACAGGTGCGAGCTTAGGGTATCGATTGCAGAGGATTCCCAGCAAGGTTCCAACAATTAGGGCGGCTGCTACCCCGCAAAGTACCATCAGCAAATGTTGTCCAGTATATAGTAAGATCATATCAAGGTTATCCTTGATATAAGTGAATAGTTCCTTTAAAAAAGTCATTTTCTTCACTCCATTTATTTTTTAAGGAGGCCCTTTTGCTGTAAGAATTCTCGTGCTACATCTCGTTCACTTCGATTATTGATATCTACTTCATAATTAAGCCTGGTGATTGTTTCTTCATCAATCTTGCCTGTAAGTTCCTCGATGATTTCGTTCAATTCCGGATGAGCTTCCAATATTTCATTCCTTGCCACCATCGAAGCATCATATGGCGGGAAGAAGCGCTTGTCATCCTTTAAGGTTTTTAATTTGTATTCAATCAACCTCGGATCAGTAGAGTAGGCAAGGACAACATCGACATTTTTGCTGGCTACTGCTTCATAGACAAGGTTAACATCCATTGAATAGGCCTTTTGAAAATTGAAATCATAATGCTTAATAAATGCCGGATAACCATCCTGCTTCCTCTCCATCCATGATGAATCCACTCCAAACTCCATATCAGATTGATATTTTTGCAGATCTGATACATTGTTAAGGCCCTTTTCCTTCGCCACATCCTCTCTGACGGTAAGGGCATACGTATTTTCCCAGCCAAGCGGATCAAACCATTTTAAATTATAGTGGCGGTCGAAACCCTCCTGCGCCTGCTTCAGCACAGCTTCCCGGTCAGTGGTTTGTTTTACGGGAAAAAAATTATTAAAGATAACGCCAGAATACATTAAGGCCATATCGATATCATCTCGGCCCATCGATTTTAAGATCATGGAATTCGATAGCAGGTCTGGTATGACATCGACCTTTAAATTTGTACGGTCTTCAATGAGTTCTTTATAAATCGCAGCCATGATCTTTGTCTCTGTGTATGTGGCGGCGCCGATTTTAATCGTATCTTTTGAACTGCAGCCTGATAGCGATAAAAGCAAAGCCAAAAGGGCAGCAGCTAGAATAGTGATAGCTTTAGGCATATTTTTCTCCCCATTTTTAGAATTTTACATTGCCTGCCGGCTTTGTTCTCTATTTTTTCGCGTAATGAACCCAAGAATGAAATCTACAAGAAGTGCTAGGATAATTGCGCTGATTGTACCTGTGAAAATAAGAAAGTTATCATTATTCGCCATTCCGGCAATAATTAAATCTCCAAGTCCCCCAGCACCGATCAAAGCGGCAAGTGTGGTCCAGCTAATGATATAAACGGTAGTAAGACGGATACCGGACAGAATGAACGGAAATGCGAGAGGCATTTCGATTTTCCACAATCGCTGCATGGAACTGTAACCAATCCCTCTTGCTGATTCAATGACCCCCTGGTCGACCTCTTTAATGCCCGAATACGTATTCCGCAATAAAGGGAGGAGGGAGTATAGGAATAAGGCAAACACGGCAGGTTTTAAACCAATTCCCATCAGCGGGATTAACATAGCCAGAAGGGCAATGGTTGGTACTGTTTGGAATATATTGACGATGCCGAAAACAAGGGCTGAAATAGGTCCCTCTTTAATGCGGGTAAGGATAATACCTGTTGTGATGGCAACCAGGCACCCCAAAGCAACGGCAAGGCCGACAATCATTAAATGCTCCCCCGACCGGGCAGCAATATCAGGCATACGCAGCTGCAAAAATTCAAAATAATCCTGAAGGAGCTTCACTTAAACCACCTCATGTTCATTAGGAAAGATTTCTTCGATTGGGAAGACCTCCGCCATCAGCCGTACCATGCTGCCGCGGGTAATGATTCCCACCAGCTTCTGTTCATTCGTTACTACTGGAACATAGGGAAGATTATGCTGGCTCATGTATTCGAGTGCGACGGTAAAGGGAATATCAGGCTCTACGGTATAGGTAAATGGAAGCATCACATCTCCTAATGTTTTCGTTTCGTCCTGGTAGTGGCCAAGAACATTTAGGATTGGAGTATATCCCAGCAGCCGTCTTTTTTGGTCGACAATAATAAGGGAATCCACTCTTCTTTGTTCCATTAGCTTTAATGCCGCGGCCAATCCCCGCTCAGGATAGGCAGTTGCCGGATTATCAGTCATTACTTCTTTTACTGTGGGGATTTCCTGCTTTTCCCGCAGCCTGTCCTTACCGATGAAGTCTTTAACAAAGTCATTTGCGGGATGTCGTAAAATATAGTCTGGTGATCCAACCTGAACGACTTCACCATCCTTCATGAGGACGATATTATCGGCAATCTTGATCGCTTCATCCATATCATGCGTTACAAAAACAATGGTCTTTTTAAGTTCCTCTTGAACGTTGACTAATTCGTTCTGCAGCTGTTCTCTGCTTATAGGATCGAGAGCGCTAAATGGCTCATCCATTAAAATGATTTCAGGTTCTGCGGCAAGGGCTCTGATTACTCCTACTCGCTGCTGCTGGCCTCCGCTAAGCTCGCGCGGTTTCCTGTCCCGATATATGCTTGGATCTAAATGAACCATGGAAAGCAGTTCATTGACTTTTGTCTGGGTTTTTTGTTCATCCCACTTCAAAAGCCTTGGTACCGCGGCAACATTATCCGCAATTGTCATATGCGGAAATAACCCTATGTTCTGAATGACATATCCGATTTTGCGGCGGAGCTGGACTGGATCAATTTTTGAAATGTCTTCGTTATTGATAAACACATTTCCATTTGAAGGTTTGATCAAGCGGTTGACCAATTTCATGGTTGTTGATTTTCCACAGCCGCTTGGCCCGATTATGGCGTGGATCTTTCCAGACTCGAGTTCCAGATCTATATTTTTCAATGCTTGGAATCCATCATTGTATTTCTTGGATACATTTGCAAACCGTATCATGTTAGTTCCTCCATCTCAGTCTGATGTACTAGTTCTTAGAAGTTACTTAGCAACCTAGTTAGCATTTAATACCCCTTTTTAGGGAGGCGAAACAATTTCAGGACTCTTACCGATAATTCCCTGACGTGGGAATCATACTTGAAAAAGTGAGAAAGGGACCGGGGATAGCAGATTTATAGTAATCAGAAATCACAAAAATTGGCCAACCAATTAGAAGACTATAATATGGCCAAACTGCTAGTTTTAAAATATTCGCTTATGGAAACAAATTTGATATGATAATAGTGGATCAAATAAAAGGAGGAATTTTCCTATGTATGATGTGGCAATTATCGGAGCTGGCCCTGCAGGCGGAAGCGCAGCCATTTTCGCAGCGAAGGCTGGCAAGAAAACAATCGTATTGGACAACAATAAAAGTGTGACAAAGCGCGCATGGATGGAGAACCATTATGGCGCTCCTGAAATCGCTGGTCCTGACTTAGTCGAAACTGGCATCAAGCAGGCCAAGAAATTTGGTGCTGAGTTCGTTGAAACTACTGTAACCTCTGTGAGCAAAACAGAAAGCGGCCTTAAAATCGTTACTGAAAATGGCGAGTATGAAGCAAAGCATGTGATCATCGCTTCAGGCATGATGACGGATGTAGCTGAAGCATCAGGTCTTGCCACAAAAGATGGCACAGAGCCAAGAATCAAGACCATTTTCGATGTGGATGCTGCCGGAAAAACAAATGTTGACGGTGTTTGGGCTGCAGGCACTTGCGCAGGCGTAAGCATGCACACCATCATCACAGCTGGCGACGGCGCGAAGGTTGCGATCAATGTGATCAGTGAACTGAACGGTGAGCGTTATGTGGACCACGATGTTCTAAAAGCTTAATGGTTAAAAGCCTTGCAGTAATCTGCAAGGCTTTGATTATATTATAGGTTTTGCCAATCAGGGTTAAAATCTAGTTGCTATAATTAAACTGTTCCTCAATCTTGCCATCTTCATCATGAATATAAGCCATTGTGCCGGCTTCTTCAGCCATTCGTTTGGCTTCATCTGCAGCCTCGGATTTTGAGCCTGAAGTAAATTCAGGGTCATCTTGTCCCTCTTTTTTGACTGCCCACCCCTCTTCATCATGGGGTACGGCATGGAATCTTGCTTCATCAGTCCCAGCCCGGTCCTTGAAATATTCCTCGCGTTCCATACTATCATTCTTATTTTGAGCCATCTTAATACCTCCTTGGTTGTATTAGTTTTTACCTGAGAAAGGTATTAAGACTTTACCCGCAAATAATCCCTAAAAACGCATCGGCACATGATGGATATTTTTGGAGTTAAAAAGGTTTATAGTATTCTATCATCCTGGCTGTCTGCATTTGCAGCAAACTGCCGTGGATAGGTAATCTGTAAAATGCCATCCTGGAAGCTGGATTGAATGAACCTGGCCTCGGTAGGTTCGGGAAGCGGAATCAAGCGTTCGAATTCACCGTAAAACCTTTCCCTTTTGACCTCCATATCAGGCGGAAATAAAGATCTCACTTTTCCTTTTACCACCAGAGTGTCTTCCTGCCTTAGTGCAACAGACAGATCGCTTCTGCTTAAGCCTGGAACCTCGATGACCAGGCAGATGGCGGATTCATTTTTATAAATATCGTATAAAGGGAAATCATCACTTGCATGAACCACTCTCTCCGGGATCCCATGATTGAATAACCCCCGCCAAAAATCATCTTTTGGATATTTATTCGTCAACTCGAGCCACATTTTCACTTTCTCCATATCCATGTCATGGCCCTCCCATAGAAGTTTCTATATTTGATTCGCAATAGGAGCTGAAGGGTTCGCGATTTGATCCTGGTCGCTGACATCTGGATCCAAAATCCCGGTATTCTGCAAAGAAGATGATGGCGAGAAATCACCTAGAGAAAAATTGACTCCGAAGTTCTTGCTGTTAGACGTGTGGCTATTATGGACGGTAGGTCCTATATCCAGGTTTCCGTTTTGAGTGATTCCATTGACTTTGATATTGAAAATATTTATTTGGTAAGGCATCGAAAACCTCCTTGTTTTACTCATGACAGCTGTTTGTCTTCTTGCTGCTCCAGGTTAATTTAATCAAGAGGCGGCAATGAACCCCTCATTTAGACCAGGGAGACTATATGATGGGTTCATCGACCGGGACCAGAGGGACTCCCTGGAAGGTTGAATCCGCAGTGGCAATCGCTGCTTGATCATTTACATCCGGATCAATATAGACATTATCCAGTAATGCTTCAGTTGGTGATGCATCTCCAAAAGAAGAATTTATTCCTTGTGACTTATCGTTAGCAGTATGGCTGTTATGGATGGCTGATCCAATGGTGATGGAGCCATTTCCCGATACGCTGTTCACTTTGAAATAAAAGAGATTGATCGTGACTGGCATAGCATTTCATCCTTATTTCGTCTTTGAGGTACTATATGCAGTCCTCTGCCCAAATGTTCTTTTGCATTAAAAGAGGGGGATTATCCGGGAAACTGGATAAATACCTAAATAATCCATTCTTCAGATGGATAAACACCCAGGAAATTTCTTTGTTTTTGCATAATCTTTAGTAACCTTTTGTAAAAAGGAACATTTCTTGCTGTTTAAACTGTAAGAAGACTACAAAAAATAGAGGAGGAAAATGCAATGACTGTTTCAAATCAGTATTCACATGCAATCAACCAGGTGCCATTTGATCAAAATGATATGAGGTTTGGAAGGCCGTTTGGCTTCGGAAGGCCGTTTTTTGGCCGGCCATTTTTCGGAAGACCCTTCTGGGGGAGGCCATTCTTCGGAGGGCCATTTTTAGGCGGGCTAGCCGCAGGATTGCTGGGTGCGGCATTGTTCAGTCCGTTTTATGGATATGGATTCGGCTATCCATATTATGCCCCGTACCCATACTATGCTCCATACCCTTATTATTGGTGAAAAATAAGCCCCTTCCTGGTTTTCTGGGACTAAAAATAATATTATGTGATGGCACAAGCTGTTTGGAAATAAAATGTAATATTAACTAGCGGAGGTTTAAACCATGGCAGTAGTAAAGCATACAGAGGCAGATATAGACCTGCTGGCGAGACTCCTCAGGGCGGAGGGTGAGGGGGAAGGCCAGCAGGGAATGCTGATGATAGGAAATGTGGGAATCAACCGAATCAGGGGGAATTGTTCTGACTTTAAAGGATTAAGGACGATTCCTCAGATGGTCTACCAGGAACATGCATTTGAGGCTACCCAGAAGGGCTATTTTTACCAGAGGGCCAGGGAATCGGAAAAGAGGCTTGCAAGGCGTGCAGTAAAAGGCGAACGGATATGGCCGTCCAAATTCGCTCTCTGGTATTTCAGGCCGCCGGGAGATTGCCCGCCCACCTGGTACAATCAGCCGCATGCGGGGCGTTTTAAGCTGCATTGTTTCTATGAACCTACTGGCGAAGAATGCGAAAATATTTATAATACCTTTTAATGGGCTGGCGATAATATTCGCCATCTTTTTTTTGCTATCTTGACTTCAAAACCAATAAGGAGTAAAGTTTAAAAAGGTTAATAGTTAAACAGTTTAACAGTTAAACGATAGAATTAAATAAAGGCGAGGTGAATACATAAATATGAGTGATAAATTAATAAAGGATTTGGTTGATCACTATATCGATGTTTCCTTTTCGGTCAATAAGGTTGCAGAGGGGATGATCAAGGAAGAAATTGGGTCTGACCTGACGAATGATCAGCATTATACATTGCGTTATATCAACAAGGTAGGCTCTTGTACATCATCCGAGCTGGCTGAGGTTTTTGATGTCAAAAAAAGTGCCATAACAGCCATTATTACAAGGTTATGGGAAAAGGGGCTCATCCAGAGAACAAGGGATGAACATGACCGTCGTCTGGTCTATCTGGCTTTGACGGATAAAGGAAATGAACTATTCCAGAGGACAGAGGAGCGGATTCATGCACTGGTAGAATCGATTATAACAAGATTCGATCAGGATGATATCATCCAGTTCTTAAAGGTATACGACAAGTTGAATGAAATTTTAACAGAAAGAAAGAGTAGGGTGGAATCATCATGAAATTCATTATAAAGCAAAAATGGTTTGTCATTATTGCATGGATACTTGTAGCTGCAGGCTTGTTCATGGCTGCACCAAATATGGCAGAACTTGTGAGGGAAAAGGGACAAATTACTGTGCCTGACGAATACTCCTCGACGCTGGCCGGCAAAATTATGGATGAAGTCAGGGAGCAGGAAGGAGGAGGCGATGAAACCCAGGTCGCACTCGTCTTCCATAGCGAAAAAAAGTTGACGGAAGAAGAAATCAAGGAAGCGGAAACAGCAATCCGTAAGCTTGAAGATAATAGGGAGAAAATCGGGATTACCGATATCCTGACACACTTCAATGAGGAGAGCCTTAAGGAACAGCTTGTTTCAGATGATGGTAAGTCAATCCTGACATCTGTGACAGTCAGCTGGAACGATCGTGAACCAAGTGAAATAAGGCAACTGCTTTATGAAACCATTGAAGACGTAAAAGTAGACCACTATTACACGAGCCAGTGGCTGATCAATGAGGATCTGATGACCAGCTCAGAAGAAGGCTTGAAAAAAACAGAGGGAATCACGGTTGTTTTTATTCTTGTTGTTCTCCTTCTAGTGTTCAGGTCGGTCATCGCTCCGGTCATTCCGCTGCTGACAGTCGGTATGGCATACCTTGTGTCACAGTCGATCGTAGCAGTGCTCGTTGATCAATTCAATTTCCCGCTTTCAAACTATACGCAGATTTTCCTTGTTGCCGTATTGTTCGGAATCGGAACGGATTACTGTATTTTACTGCTCAGCCGCTTTAAGGAAGAGCTGGCACATCATGAAACTGTTGGGGCGGCAATTGTCGCGACTTATAAAAATGCAGGGCGCACCGTATTTTTCAGCGGTGTAGCCGTTATGATCGGCTTCGCCGCAATTGGATTCTCACAATTCATTTTATACCAGTCCGCTGCTGCCGTAGCGATTGGTGTAGCCATGCTTTTGCTGGGATTATTTACTATTGTCCCGTTCTTCATGGCGGTATTAGGACAAAAGATTTTCTGGCCTTCAAAGCAAAGCGCGGAGCATGGTGAAAGCAAGTTATGGGGAACAGTCGGAAGATTCTCACTGGCACGACCATTCCTGAGCCTGCTGATTGTCGCTGCAGTTTGCGTACCGTTCCTGATTGCTTACGACGGAGACCTTAGCTATAACTCGCTGGATGAAATCAGCGGAGATGTAAACTCCATTAGGGCCTTCAACGCTATTGCCGACAGCTTCGGCCCAGGCGAATCCATGCCGACTCAGGTCATTTTGAAAAATGACGAGAGAATGGACTCAGCAGAATACATTGAATTAGCTGAAAAAATCAGCACCGAGCTTGAAAAAGTAGACCTGGTTGACACGGTCCGATCAGTCACCAGGCCAACAGGAGAGCCAATTGAAGACTTCTTCGTTTCCAAACAGGCCGAAACACTAGGTTCAGGACTTGGAGAAGGAAAAGAAGGGCTAGATAAAATCAGCGAAGGACTTAACGAGGCTGAAACTGAATTGTCAAAGTCCGCTCCAGAATTGGAGGGAGCAGCTGACGGCATCAATGAGCTTATTAATGGAACAACCGCAATCAAGTCCGGCCTTGGGGAAATCCAGACGAACCTTGCAAAAATCGAGGACGGCATCCGCCAGGGCTCTGCGGGCTCCGATCAGATTCAGGCGGGGCTGGCAGAAGCGAAGACTGGAGCTGAGGAGTTGCTCGCCGGGTATAAACAGCTGCAATCCAAGTATGTGGAGATGCAGGCAGGCCTGGCGCAGCTTGAGGCTGGTTATAAAGAGGCTGGTAATGGCTTATCAGGGTTATCAGCTGGAATATCACAGGCACAACTATCATTATTTAACCACTTAGAAAACAGCTACGATGTAGAAAGTGATGGAAAGTATCAGGAGCTAAAATTAACCCTTGCAAAATATCAGGAGGGGCTAGCTCAAACATCCACTGGAATAAACCAATTAAACCAGAAGCTTCCGTTGATTACCGGCGGCATGGCCCAGGCAAACGAAGCCTTTGCAGGAGCACTGGCCCAGCAGGCTAAGTTCAGCCCAGGGCTCGAACAGCTCATCAACGGAATCGAGAAACAGCAGGCAGGGCTTAATCAGCTTGCTGACGGCCAGGGGCAAATTGTTGATAATTTCCCTAAGCTGACAAATGGATTAACAGGAATCAACGCAGGCCAGCAGCAGCTTTTGGCTGGCTTTGGCGGACTGGGGACACAGCTGAACCAGCTCACAGACGGACTCAGCCAGAGCACCGATGGTTTGAATCAGGTGTCTGAAGGCCTTGGCTCGGCTCAGGAATATCTCGATGGCCTGGCAAGCTCAGATTCCAATGGTTTCTACCTGCCGGAGGATGTACTGGAAAGCGAGGACTTCGCACAGGTATTTGATGTCTATTTTTCAGAAGACCGCAAAGTCATGACGATGGATGTCATTTTTGAAGCAAATCCTTACTCTAACAAGGCGATGGCACAGATTCCAGAACTCAAAGATG comes from Mesobacillus jeotgali and encodes:
- a CDS encoding ABC transporter permease, yielding MTFLKELFTYIKDNLDMILLYTGQHLLMVLCGVAAALIVGTLLGILCNRYPKLAPVILSVANIIQIIPSLALLALLMLYFGLGFYTVVVALFLYSLLPIIRNTYVGLQQVDRSITEAGHGIGMTYFQLLTKVQLPLAMPFIMAGLRIAAVIAVGVATLAPFVGGDGLGREIFSGINSRNDIRIYVGAIPASILAIIADLSLGTIERKLKL
- a CDS encoding glycine betaine ABC transporter substrate-binding protein, translated to MPKAITILAAALLALLLSLSGCSSKDTIKIGAATYTETKIMAAIYKELIEDRTNLKVDVIPDLLSNSMILKSMGRDDIDMALMYSGVIFNNFFPVKQTTDREAVLKQAQEGFDRHYNLKWFDPLGWENTYALTVREDVAKEKGLNNVSDLQKYQSDMEFGVDSSWMERKQDGYPAFIKHYDFNFQKAYSMDVNLVYEAVASKNVDVVLAYSTDPRLIEYKLKTLKDDKRFFPPYDASMVARNEILEAHPELNEIIEELTGKIDEETITRLNYEVDINNRSERDVAREFLQQKGLLKK
- a CDS encoding ABC transporter permease gives rise to the protein MKLLQDYFEFLQLRMPDIAARSGEHLMIVGLAVALGCLVAITTGIILTRIKEGPISALVFGIVNIFQTVPTIALLAMLIPLMGIGLKPAVFALFLYSLLPLLRNTYSGIKEVDQGVIESARGIGYSSMQRLWKIEMPLAFPFILSGIRLTTVYIISWTTLAALIGAGGLGDLIIAGMANNDNFLIFTGTISAIILALLVDFILGFITRKNREQSRQAM
- a CDS encoding ABC transporter ATP-binding protein, with translation MIRFANVSKKYNDGFQALKNIDLELESGKIHAIIGPSGCGKSTTMKLVNRLIKPSNGNVFINNEDISKIDPVQLRRKIGYVIQNIGLFPHMTIADNVAAVPRLLKWDEQKTQTKVNELLSMVHLDPSIYRDRKPRELSGGQQQRVGVIRALAAEPEIILMDEPFSALDPISREQLQNELVNVQEELKKTIVFVTHDMDEAIKIADNIVLMKDGEVVQVGSPDYILRHPANDFVKDFIGKDRLREKQEIPTVKEVMTDNPATAYPERGLAAALKLMEQRRVDSLIIVDQKRRLLGYTPILNVLGHYQDETKTLGDVMLPFTYTVEPDIPFTVALEYMSQHNLPYVPVVTNEQKLVGIITRGSMVRLMAEVFPIEEIFPNEHEVV
- a CDS encoding FAD-dependent oxidoreductase, producing the protein MYDVAIIGAGPAGGSAAIFAAKAGKKTIVLDNNKSVTKRAWMENHYGAPEIAGPDLVETGIKQAKKFGAEFVETTVTSVSKTESGLKIVTENGEYEAKHVIIASGMMTDVAEASGLATKDGTEPRIKTIFDVDAAGKTNVDGVWAAGTCAGVSMHTIITAGDGAKVAINVISELNGERYVDHDVLKA
- a CDS encoding DUF2188 domain-containing protein, with the translated sequence MAQNKNDSMEREEYFKDRAGTDEARFHAVPHDEEGWAVKKEGQDDPEFTSGSKSEAADEAKRMAEEAGTMAYIHDEDGKIEEQFNYSN
- a CDS encoding Hsp20/alpha crystallin family protein, giving the protein MDMEKVKMWLELTNKYPKDDFWRGLFNHGIPERVVHASDDFPLYDIYKNESAICLVIEVPGLSRSDLSVALRQEDTLVVKGKVRSLFPPDMEVKRERFYGEFERLIPLPEPTEARFIQSSFQDGILQITYPRQFAANADSQDDRIL
- a CDS encoding spore germination protein, with protein sequence MPYQINIFNIKVNGITQNGNLDIGPTVHNSHTSNSKNFGVNFSLGDFSPSSSLQNTGILDPDVSDQDQIANPSAPIANQI
- a CDS encoding spore germination protein: MPVTINLFYFKVNSVSGNGSITIGSAIHNSHTANDKSQGINSSFGDASPTEALLDNVYIDPDVNDQAAIATADSTFQGVPLVPVDEPII
- a CDS encoding spore coat protein, with amino-acid sequence MTVSNQYSHAINQVPFDQNDMRFGRPFGFGRPFFGRPFFGRPFWGRPFFGGPFLGGLAAGLLGAALFSPFYGYGFGYPYYAPYPYYAPYPYYW
- a CDS encoding cell wall hydrolase — encoded protein: MAVVKHTEADIDLLARLLRAEGEGEGQQGMLMIGNVGINRIRGNCSDFKGLRTIPQMVYQEHAFEATQKGYFYQRARESEKRLARRAVKGERIWPSKFALWYFRPPGDCPPTWYNQPHAGRFKLHCFYEPTGEECENIYNTF
- a CDS encoding MarR family winged helix-turn-helix transcriptional regulator; amino-acid sequence: MSDKLIKDLVDHYIDVSFSVNKVAEGMIKEEIGSDLTNDQHYTLRYINKVGSCTSSELAEVFDVKKSAITAIITRLWEKGLIQRTRDEHDRRLVYLALTDKGNELFQRTEERIHALVESIITRFDQDDIIQFLKVYDKLNEILTERKSRVESS
- a CDS encoding MMPL family transporter, translated to MKFIIKQKWFVIIAWILVAAGLFMAAPNMAELVREKGQITVPDEYSSTLAGKIMDEVREQEGGGDETQVALVFHSEKKLTEEEIKEAETAIRKLEDNREKIGITDILTHFNEESLKEQLVSDDGKSILTSVTVSWNDREPSEIRQLLYETIEDVKVDHYYTSQWLINEDLMTSSEEGLKKTEGITVVFILVVLLLVFRSVIAPVIPLLTVGMAYLVSQSIVAVLVDQFNFPLSNYTQIFLVAVLFGIGTDYCILLLSRFKEELAHHETVGAAIVATYKNAGRTVFFSGVAVMIGFAAIGFSQFILYQSAAAVAIGVAMLLLGLFTIVPFFMAVLGQKIFWPSKQSAEHGESKLWGTVGRFSLARPFLSLLIVAAVCVPFLIAYDGDLSYNSLDEISGDVNSIRAFNAIADSFGPGESMPTQVILKNDERMDSAEYIELAEKISTELEKVDLVDTVRSVTRPTGEPIEDFFVSKQAETLGSGLGEGKEGLDKISEGLNEAETELSKSAPELEGAADGINELINGTTAIKSGLGEIQTNLAKIEDGIRQGSAGSDQIQAGLAEAKTGAEELLAGYKQLQSKYVEMQAGLAQLEAGYKEAGNGLSGLSAGISQAQLSLFNHLENSYDVESDGKYQELKLTLAKYQEGLAQTSTGINQLNQKLPLITGGMAQANEAFAGALAQQAKFSPGLEQLINGIEKQQAGLNQLADGQGQIVDNFPKLTNGLTGINAGQQQLLAGFGGLGTQLNQLTDGLSQSTDGLNQVSEGLGSAQEYLDGLASSDSNGFYLPEDVLESEDFAQVFDVYFSEDRKVMTMDVIFEANPYSNKAMAQIPELKDAVDRATKGTKLENADVAIGGITSTNADLDTMSGQDYSRTVILMLLGIGIILVFLFRSIIMPIYIIGSLILTYYTSMAVNEVIFVDILGYTGISWAVPFFAFVILVALGVDYSIFLMDRFNEYKDLSISEAMLLSMKKMGTVIISAAVILGGTFAAMMPSGMMSLLQIASILLVGLFLYAFIMLPLFIPVLVKNFGEANWWPFKRV